A single region of the Aeromonas hydrophila subsp. hydrophila ATCC 7966 genome encodes:
- a CDS encoding CatB-related O-acetyltransferase, translated as MENPFGSWLESQVIRDHLTNPNIEAGEYSYYSGYYHGKPFEDHCVRYLLGDGSMRESWDSGQWGKEVDRLIIGKFCSIASGATFMLAGNQGHRLDWVSTFPFDAARFGDGVQDGFLRKGDTRIGNDVWIGSEAMIMPGITIGDGAVIATRAVVTKNVAPYTIVGGNPAQPIRRRFGEEQIAMLQEMQWWDWPLQHLQAAMPLLCSGDIQALYRHWQQECTS; from the coding sequence ATGGAAAATCCGTTCGGTAGCTGGCTGGAATCCCAGGTCATACGGGATCATCTGACCAACCCCAATATCGAGGCCGGGGAGTACAGCTATTACTCCGGCTACTACCACGGCAAGCCGTTCGAGGATCATTGCGTACGCTACCTGCTCGGCGATGGTTCGATGCGGGAGTCCTGGGACAGTGGCCAGTGGGGTAAGGAAGTTGACCGCCTGATCATCGGCAAGTTCTGCTCCATCGCCTCCGGCGCCACCTTCATGCTGGCGGGCAACCAAGGTCACCGGCTGGACTGGGTTTCCACCTTCCCCTTCGATGCTGCCCGCTTCGGTGACGGCGTGCAGGACGGTTTTCTGCGCAAGGGAGACACCCGGATCGGCAACGACGTCTGGATCGGCTCGGAAGCGATGATCATGCCCGGCATCACCATCGGTGATGGTGCCGTCATCGCCACTCGTGCCGTGGTGACCAAGAATGTGGCCCCTTACACCATAGTCGGCGGCAACCCGGCCCAGCCTATCCGACGTCGCTTCGGCGAGGAGCAGATTGCCATGCTGCAGGAGATGCAGTGGTGGGACTGGCCGCTGCAGCACCTGCAGGCGGCTATGCCGCTACTCTGTTCGGGCGATATTCAGGCCCTTTACCGACACTGGCAGCAGGAGTGCACATC